The Camelina sativa cultivar DH55 chromosome 18, Cs, whole genome shotgun sequence DNA window TTTATCAAACTCCGAGTGATCAAAAAGCTCCAACCTACAAAAGAAACACCCAAAACAGAATCAACAAATCaagttattattattctaaTCAAATTTGTCCTCTTCTATGAAATTTCTCAGGACAAAAGCAATCAAAAGAACCACATGAACACACACAACAACCATACATAAACAGAACCAAGTATGTATGAGATGTATACCCAAAGCCATGGTCAATGTAGTATGGAAGATTAGACAAAAGAGTCTCATCGATATCGAAAACCCAAATATCTTTGCCGTCGCCGGAGAACTCGACGCTGTTGGCAAAGATGAAAGCTTCCTCAGAGACTCTCTCCAGATCGGTGGCGTAGCCTTTACCCATGACGTAGTTCTTAACGTAATCGGCACACTCAACCGGAATCGTTTTCCACGGGGCGAGATTGTTCATCTCCGCCGCGAATCTCCAGGTCGTGCAATGCAAATCGACATCTTCTTCGGCAGCTTTCTTGTGCATGCTCTCGATTTCGGATGGGTACTCGAGAATCGAATCGTCTGagaaggcggaggaggagaataAAGAAACCACCACGAGGAGAATAATCAGATAAATCCTCATAGTANCAGATAAATCCTCATCGTAGAATCGCCGGACAACGAAAACCCAATCGGAAAAATACGAAATTTGGGGGTTTCTGAGAATCGAAATTGGGAATTAAGAAACTTGAGTCCAAAAACTAGGGTTTATATTTAGATGGCAAAATCGGAGAAAGGAATCAGAACAAATTCGAAATCCAAAGAGAAGGGAACAAAATTTGATAGTTTCAAAAATTGGATTAAATGGGAATTTCGTACGAAAGAAGAAAgctttgattttaattttcaatgggagaaatgaaaataaaatcaagacaGTGCTCTGTTTCATTTAAGGCAGTGGAGGAGATTGTCAAAAGACAGGTCTGGTCGGTGACGTGTAGGAAAAGAAagcccaaaaatattaaaaatacacaaattaattaaaaagaggaATCTATTGGTTTCGGGTTCGGATCTTAAAAGTGAAATGCAATTGGGTAGATCCGAATATCCGTCGATGTATATTTTGCATGTGGTGGCCCTTTTGATTGCGTATTGCCTATTTTACCTGACAGCTGATGcaatattttaacatatttggtttggtttttactGTATAGTCATTTTCAAGAACCATAGCTAGGGCatagtttaagaaaaaatatcatatgTGTATTATTGATTAATGTATTATgttttcaagaatcaagatcgATGTTGGTCTAGTGATTAATGTAATAGAACATATGTGTGTATAGTGTAAGTTATTTTCTAAATGCTAAATTGGTATTATGGTATGTGATGAATTGTATAAAGAATTACTGATCTCCAAATTTCTTTAAATCATTCCAAGATAAGATATTttccaaatgaaaaaaatagtGAAGTCAAACTTTGATTTTGacactttatattttataaacgtaacaaattccaaaaactcttatagaTCATTAATCTAAACAtcaatagtaataataatattctgtAGTATACTAATGATAACGGATACTCGCACGCACGCTAAGCTACGCCTGCCTATACGCGTGAATACAGTGTTAATGCCTTAATGGAATTGATTGTTAATTACGTTTAAGTTTTTTCAACCAATAACGTGCTTTATACGGACTAATCATTTATTGTTAATCCCTGGTATGATCAAAACTTGTCTAATTCCTCCTTTGTCAATAAAACACTGTTTAAcatgtttcaatttttaaatctCTCGTTGACATATAAGagctttatatttgtttcatttaagtTATTTTGACATGTTTACTTCTCGGACAAGACAACAACTGTTCTGACTCATTCCaaatcgttttaaaaaaaaaactaattagcacataatttaatttatgaatTCATTTTGTACAATAGTAAATCGAAACATTTTTATGCAAACAGGAGAGTTACGAGGCTCAGTCTAGTTAGTGTCTATCTAAAAACTGGACGCCTTTAGAAGCTGTAATCAAACCAAACATGCGACTTTTAATTACGAGAATCTAATCAGATTTTAGATCGAAATGGTTTATTAATCGGTACATTCCAAATTACATATAATGGTATGCAATTCTATACATTTCAACCAAATCcacaaagtaaagaataaattaaaaatccaaaatggTAATACATTGATCGCCCAATAGAAATCcacaaagtaaagaataaataaaccttaccaaaataacaaaaacgcCTGCGAGAACACCTCGCCGTTTTTATAGGGTGAAAAAACGCTACGCAGTTTCAAAGAGAGGCACCAAAAACGGAGCGCGGGTTCTTTTATTGTGTTTCCTTTACTGATTTCTATTTCTCCATTCAACGATGGCTGCGTCAAGAGTGTGATTGGGCAAAAGGTTCACGTTTTGTAACGGAGAATTAGTCACCGGCGACGTCCGGTGGTTCTCCATCCACTCCACAATAGCTTGCCGGTCATAACTGTACCCATCAGCCGCAATACATGGATCTTTCATCACATCCTGCAACATAACaacatttttctttaaactaaCCTAACTTCTCTCGCAAGTAAACATCTGACGTTATGAACAAGTTATTTACCTTAAGTAATGGGCAGATGAAATGGCTTGGAGGTTGACTCGGGGCAGCTAAGAGCGAGTTTTTTGCTTTAGCAGCTACTTTCTTCAAGCTCTCCAATACTGGAAGAACCTGATCTTCCAAATCAGGCCTGTCTTTAGAACGAAGCTCTGTACAATAGAGCGCTAAAGCGGCTAGTTTCCTGGTCTCTTCTATTGGCCAGTTACCTGCTTTTTTATCAAGAAGCTGTATTAGCTCATCGTCGTCGTTGTTCTCCATGGCTATTTCTACTGTATATGTAAGTGCCATAGCCGGTTGAGCAGTAAGAAGCTGCAGAATGATCATTCCAAAAGCATAGACGTCTGACTTTGATGATATCCTTCCTGTTCGTTGATATTCAGGATCGATGTAGCATAACGTTCCAACAGGGCTTGTCTGTTTGTACATTGTGAACTGAGTTAACAATGGATCAACTTGGATCATTGTGGAGAGACCAACATCTCCTACTTTGCTGACATAGTTGTGATCAAGCAAAATGTTAGCTGGTTTGAGATCGCGGTGAATGATTGGTGTCGGCTTTGATTTGTGGAGGAAAACAAGCGCTGATGCGACTTCCCAAGCGATTCTGAACCGCACAAACCACGGGATTGGTTGACTATTGTTCACTTGGAACAGTCTATCTTCCAAGCTGCCATTTTCCATGTACTCATAGACTAGTGCGCCGTGTTCAGGACATGCTCCTAGAAGGAGTACCAAGTGTGGGTGCCTGATCTTGCTCAAGATTTCGAGCTAAAAGAAATAGATGTATTAGCTTTCTTTGATGAAAACGAGAAAACTTAATTTCAAACAAGAAGAGTTTTTGGTTAAGTACCTCTTGATCAAATTGTTTCGATAGACTGCTTTCAGCAGAATGCAAAACTTTGACAGCAGCAGTTGTATGATGCAGACTGCATTTGTAAACAGCCCCGTAAGCTCCCATACCGATCTTTAGATCTTCAGAGAATGATGAAGTGGCGGTTATGATTTCTTCCCAAGTGAACTCTTGGTATTGCAGCTTAGGAGCCACAACGGAACTTTCTGCcagcttctccttctctttggcTTCACGGGTCGCCTTTATCTCGGCTTCTCTTCTTTGTgcagcttctctctcttcccttctcctcttctcaaagttctttgtttccttttctgcTAACCCCTTAGTTCTGTCCTCCATTAGCGTTAGCTCTTCAAACTTCAGCTGATTTAGCTGAAAACCATAAAAGGGACAGTTTATTAGACACACAAACCAATTGCTAAAAAGCTTCATCAAATACAACTTTTATAGAGACTCTTCAAGCGGACCTTGCGAGAAGCATCCAACGTTTCTACTTGAGCCTCTGCATACATTTCATGAGCCTGTCTAAGCTCAGCTCTCAACTTTGTAATTTCTTTGAGAGTGTCCTGAATCATTGGAAAAAATATCACTCCCAAATGCTTTCGATTTCACAAGAGGTTCAAGAGCAATCAtatcaaaaacataatttaccTCGTTGTCTGTGGAATAATCTCCACCTTGAGTAACATTTCCATGTTCATACATAGACATAGAACTCATAGCATCTTTTCTCTCATCAAAATCTCTATACCGAGGATTCCAAGAAACAGTGCGCGATGTTTCAGGGCTGCTTCTCTTGCTTACTTCCTCGGCAGGATCCGATGACATACTTCTAGTTTCATCCGAATCAGCAGAACTAGTTTCCATATGAACGGTAACACCTCTTACTATTGTCGGGAGATGTTGTAATCTCTTCTTGGATAGAGCATGTGGGTTAGATATGAGTGCATTTGACATTACATCTAATGAATGTACAAAAGAAACCAGAAGAAAACTTAGACTCATGAATCACACATCAGCTTCTGGTAAAAAGATTGATGAAGTTCCAAACCTGATGGTCCTGAACCAGAAGAACAACTGGAGGAATCCTCCGTTCTCTCATTACTAGAATCCAGTAAAGTTTCATTCCTCTCCGTGTCTGACGataatttatcttttgaaaGAATATAGACTCCTTTTGAGACAACATAGACTGTGCAAAGGTTTGACACAAAGGCTGACAACTTCTCGGTAATATTATGATTCCTGGAATTGTTTCAACACATATCTTCATTTTGAGAAACTCTGTGTGATCAGATAATAAATCCGAAAGATAATGTTTTAAAGCCATACCTCGACATGGCACCATGAGATGAACGTCCAATGACAAGAATGCTGATCAAATGCTCATTAACCTCTCTGGTTATTGCCACTGCAACACTATTTGATTCGAGCACTTGAAGTTCCACTGCAACCTTTGTTAAGAATATTCAGAGTGAGCTTTATTGGTCTTTAGCTGTAAGATATCTGATAatggaagacgaagaaagacaaaataaaaacctttttaCGCTCGCACATTTTCTTGAAAGGTTTAAGAAGAGTGTCTTTTGTCTCCTGCATCACTTGTCGTCTATAAGTAGCCGCCACATCCTCTGGTGCCTCGGATACAGAGACCATTTCTCCCGCTTAGGAAGGGAACAGAAACTGGTATCAGGCTTGTAAGTAGTCACATAAAGTCCTAGGTAGCGAAGACATGTTTGGAACTTACTAGGTGTAGGTAGAGAAATAATCTTTGGATGGATGTGAATCAGCTTGAAAACGACATTTTTGTCAGAAGCAAACTTTTTGAGCGCCCACTTAACTACATTCTTGCTTTTATTGCTCCCACTAATAGCTATAGCAATGGTCAGCGGTAGAGAAGGAGACGCAAAATCAGAGCTATCCTTCTTAGGTTTGGTATCCagaattgtttttttgaaaaaatagtcCATTTcttcgtatatatatatcttataaaagTCCAAGCACCGGCTTGTGGAGCCTCTAAAACGTCAGGGCCAGCTCTGCGCAAAGATGGTTTGCAAGGTCATTGCTTATCTTTCCTCCAAGCAACCTGTGTCTCAAAGCCATTTGGAGATATAAGTCATTCATAACATCACAACCTTAAATGAAGATCCTTGagacaaaccaaaacaaagcaaGACAATGGTCAACGGTTAACTATTTGATATCACATTGCTGAAGAAGAGAATTTAGGCTTT harbors:
- the LOC104761122 gene encoding acid phosphatase 1-like, encoding MRIYLIILLVVVSLFSSSAFSDDSILEYPSEIESMHKKAAEEDVDLHCTTWRFAAEMNNLAPWKTIPVECADYVKNYVMGKGYATDLERVSEEAFIFANSVEFSGDGKDIWVFDIDETLLSNLPYYIDHGFGLELFDHSEFDKWVERGVAPAIAPSLKLYQRVVDLGYKVFLLTGRKESHRLVTVENLINAGFQNWDKLILRSPEEQHKMATLYKSEKRDEMVKEGYRIRGNSGDQWSDLLGTSMSQRSFKLANPMYYIP
- the LOC104761124 gene encoding putative U-box domain-containing protein 53 produces the protein MDYFFKKTILDTKPKKDSSDFASPSLPLTIAIAISGSNKSKNVVKWALKKFASDKNVVFKLIHIHPKIISLPTPTGEMVSVSEAPEDVAATYRRQVMQETKDTLLKPFKKMCERKKVAVELQVLESNSVAVAITREVNEHLISILVIGRSSHGAMSRNHNITEKLSAFVSNLCTVYVVSKGVYILSKDKLSSDTERNETLLDSSNERTEDSSSCSSGSGPSDVMSNALISNPHALSKKRLQHLPTIVRGVTVHMETSSADSDETRSMSSDPAEEVSKRSSPETSRTVSWNPRYRDFDERKDAMSSMSMYEHGNVTQGGDYSTDNEDTLKEITKLRAELRQAHEMYAEAQVETLDASRKLNQLKFEELTLMEDRTKGLAEKETKNFEKRRREEREAAQRREAEIKATREAKEKEKLAESSVVAPKLQYQEFTWEEIITATSSFSEDLKIGMGAYGAVYKCSLHHTTAAVKVLHSAESSLSKQFDQELEILSKIRHPHLVLLLGACPEHGALVYEYMENGSLEDRLFQVNNSQPIPWFVRFRIAWEVASALVFLHKSKPTPIIHRDLKPANILLDHNYVSKVGDVGLSTMIQVDPLLTQFTMYKQTSPVGTLCYIDPEYQRTGRISSKSDVYAFGMIILQLLTAQPAMALTYTVEIAMENNDDDELIQLLDKKAGNWPIEETRKLAALALYCTELRSKDRPDLEDQVLPVLESLKKVAAKAKNSLLAAPSQPPSHFICPLLKDVMKDPCIAADGYSYDRQAIVEWMENHRTSPVTNSPLQNVNLLPNHTLDAAIVEWRNRNQ